Proteins encoded in a region of the Scrofimicrobium sp. R131 genome:
- a CDS encoding adenine phosphoribosyltransferase, with protein MTENLGVEIAELVEQNLRLVPNFPLEGVLFRDVTPLFASGPAFQELINLLADRYRGKIDMVAGLESRGFILAAPLATALGVGMVAVRKAGKLPGPVVGIDYDLEYGSARLEVQPESVPDGARILILDDVLATGGTAKASVDLLEMCGAHVVEIAVLLELVDLNGQVKIAGTPFASAVEVHES; from the coding sequence ATGACTGAAAACCTTGGTGTCGAGATTGCGGAACTGGTTGAGCAGAACCTGCGCCTAGTTCCCAACTTTCCGCTGGAAGGGGTGCTGTTCCGCGACGTGACCCCGCTGTTCGCCAGCGGACCGGCATTTCAAGAGCTGATTAACCTGCTGGCTGACCGCTATCGCGGGAAGATCGACATGGTGGCCGGCCTGGAGTCCCGGGGCTTCATCCTGGCAGCTCCACTCGCGACCGCGTTGGGCGTGGGGATGGTGGCCGTCCGGAAGGCCGGCAAGCTGCCCGGACCCGTGGTCGGGATCGATTACGACCTGGAGTACGGTTCCGCTCGGCTGGAAGTGCAGCCGGAGTCGGTGCCGGACGGCGCCCGGATCCTGATTCTGGACGACGTGCTTGCCACCGGGGGGACGGCGAAGGCCTCCGTGGATCTGCTGGAAATGTGCGGCGCTCACGTGGTGGAAATCGCGGTGCTACTGGAGTTGGTGGACCTAAACGGCCAGGTCAAGATCGCGGGAACGCCGTTCGCTTCGGCTGTCGAGGTACACGAGTCATAG
- a CDS encoding glycosyltransferase family 4 protein has protein sequence MKIGIVCPYSFDVPGGVQFHIRDLTEELIRRGHLVSVLAPSEDPNPPAWLASTGGAMAIKFNGSVARLAFGPVVACRTRKWLEEGQFDVIHIHEPETPSLGLLALMNADVPVVATFHAALDRSVVRQLTSGVLAPFLEKISARIAVSQEARRTLIEHHAGDAVIIPNGVYTASFREAEPDPRWVGTDERPVIVFLGRLDEPRKGLPVFAGAIEPVLAEFPGARFLVAGRGTADVLPKLPAVEVLGEITDAEKESLLKGATIYVAPQLGGESFGIVLVEAMAAGTTVVASDIAAFSAVLEEGEAGILFPTGSSEGLADALLARLRSADDRVARAGQRAAEKYDWSTVTEKILAVYQAVLPPSTQPQTGTAYELINERLGRAER, from the coding sequence GTGAAAATTGGGATCGTCTGCCCCTATTCCTTCGACGTTCCCGGCGGCGTTCAGTTTCACATTCGGGATCTGACCGAGGAGCTGATTAGGCGGGGACACCTGGTCTCAGTGCTGGCTCCCAGCGAGGATCCGAATCCGCCCGCGTGGCTGGCCTCGACCGGCGGCGCGATGGCGATCAAGTTCAACGGCTCGGTCGCTCGCCTGGCTTTCGGGCCCGTGGTGGCCTGCCGGACCCGCAAGTGGCTGGAAGAGGGCCAATTCGACGTGATTCACATTCACGAGCCGGAGACCCCTTCGCTCGGTCTGCTGGCACTGATGAACGCGGACGTGCCGGTGGTGGCCACTTTCCACGCCGCCCTGGACCGGTCCGTGGTCCGGCAGTTGACCTCCGGGGTGCTGGCCCCGTTCCTAGAGAAGATCTCGGCCCGAATTGCGGTGTCACAGGAGGCTCGCCGGACCCTGATCGAGCACCACGCGGGGGACGCGGTGATCATTCCCAACGGCGTCTACACCGCCTCGTTTCGGGAGGCGGAGCCGGACCCACGCTGGGTCGGGACGGATGAGCGGCCGGTAATTGTCTTTCTGGGCCGACTGGACGAGCCGCGAAAAGGCCTGCCCGTCTTTGCCGGGGCGATCGAGCCGGTCCTGGCCGAGTTTCCCGGCGCCCGGTTCTTGGTGGCGGGGCGCGGGACAGCCGACGTCCTTCCGAAACTGCCCGCGGTGGAAGTCCTCGGTGAGATCACCGATGCGGAAAAGGAGTCCCTGCTGAAGGGAGCAACCATCTACGTGGCTCCCCAACTGGGAGGCGAGTCGTTCGGAATTGTCCTGGTGGAGGCGATGGCGGCCGGTACTACCGTGGTGGCCTCCGATATTGCGGCTTTTTCCGCGGTGCTGGAGGAGGGCGAGGCGGGCATCCTGTTCCCGACCGGCTCGAGCGAGGGGTTGGCTGATGCCCTGCTCGCCCGGCTGCGTTCGGCCGACGACCGGGTGGCCCGGGCCGGGCAGCGGGCGGCGGAAAAGTACGACTGGAGCACGGTGACCGAGAAGATCCTGGCGGTCTACCAGGCGGTCCTTCCCCCCAGTACCCAGCCGCAGACCGGAACGGCCTACGAGCTAATCAACGAGCGCCTCGGTCGCGCCGAACGGTAG
- the secD gene encoding protein translocase subunit SecD, whose product MAEQSKSPWRALVSLIVVAVVGIGALIGAHFTQGAGFVPKLALDLEGGTQVILTPRLIEGSETTGTIDQDAMNEAINIIRQRIDASGVAEAEIATLGQDNIVVSIPGKADDQTLDLIRTSATMRLRPVLQIGAPGAIDPSLNSQSGAQSGDSATAGLTPEEYAFMVADQNGDGKLSTEPLTTPENASDPAWITEQVLYDFLLLDCTDPASLLSNSADDPALPLAACSTDGTGKYLLGPTEIEGQHVSSASSGMIYSQTGQPTGQIGVNIQFDSEGSKVFKDVSTRLYGLRDTDPVRNRFAFALDGNVITAPGMNAIIPDGGAQITGNFTVDSAKTLANQLSFGSLPLNFEVQSEQEISATLGSHHLAMGILAGIIGLILVVLWMIWQYRGLAIVSAGSLVVAAFLTYLAITILSWAIGYRLSLPGVTGLIIAVGITADSFIVYFERIRDEVRDGIPLSGAVERGWRRARRTIVISDMVNLVAATVLYVLAVGGVQGFAFTLGLTTIVDLVVIFLFTHPLMALLMRTRFFGEGHRWSGLDPEHLGAKSGTVYSGRGRVRQLEGEPTVDSGEQTIAERRRQARLAAKVEEESAE is encoded by the coding sequence ATGGCAGAACAGTCCAAAAGTCCGTGGCGGGCGTTAGTTTCGCTCATCGTGGTAGCAGTGGTGGGCATTGGCGCCCTCATCGGAGCTCACTTCACCCAGGGGGCCGGCTTTGTTCCAAAGCTGGCGCTTGACCTTGAGGGGGGAACCCAGGTCATCCTGACCCCCCGTCTGATTGAGGGATCAGAAACCACCGGCACCATCGATCAGGATGCGATGAACGAGGCCATCAACATCATTCGCCAGCGGATCGACGCCTCCGGCGTGGCCGAGGCGGAAATCGCCACCCTGGGACAGGACAACATCGTCGTGTCGATCCCCGGCAAAGCTGACGACCAGACCCTGGATCTGATCCGGACTTCAGCCACCATGCGGCTGCGGCCGGTGCTGCAGATCGGGGCACCCGGTGCGATCGATCCCAGCCTGAACTCCCAGAGCGGAGCGCAAAGTGGAGATTCGGCCACCGCGGGACTGACGCCGGAAGAGTACGCCTTCATGGTCGCCGACCAAAACGGCGACGGAAAGCTGTCCACCGAGCCGTTGACCACCCCGGAAAATGCTTCCGATCCCGCTTGGATCACCGAGCAGGTGCTGTACGACTTCCTCCTCTTGGACTGCACCGATCCGGCTTCACTGCTGAGCAACTCGGCCGACGATCCGGCTCTGCCACTGGCAGCCTGCTCGACTGACGGGACTGGCAAGTACCTGCTGGGCCCGACCGAGATTGAGGGTCAGCACGTTTCGTCCGCCTCGTCCGGGATGATCTACTCGCAGACCGGGCAGCCGACCGGGCAGATTGGCGTCAACATTCAGTTCGACTCCGAGGGCTCGAAAGTCTTCAAAGACGTTTCGACCCGGCTGTACGGGCTGCGGGACACCGATCCGGTCCGGAACCGCTTCGCCTTCGCGCTGGACGGAAATGTCATCACCGCGCCCGGGATGAACGCGATCATTCCAGATGGCGGCGCGCAAATCACCGGCAACTTCACCGTGGACTCGGCCAAGACCCTGGCCAACCAGCTGAGCTTCGGCTCGCTGCCCCTGAACTTTGAAGTGCAGTCGGAACAGGAAATCTCCGCCACCCTCGGGTCCCACCACCTGGCCATGGGTATTCTGGCAGGGATCATCGGCTTGATTCTGGTGGTCCTATGGATGATCTGGCAGTACCGCGGCCTGGCCATCGTGTCGGCCGGCTCCCTGGTGGTGGCTGCCTTCCTGACTTACCTGGCGATCACAATCCTCTCGTGGGCGATCGGCTATCGATTGTCGCTGCCCGGCGTGACCGGTCTGATTATCGCGGTCGGGATCACGGCAGACTCATTCATTGTTTACTTCGAACGGATCCGCGACGAGGTCCGCGACGGGATCCCGCTTTCGGGCGCGGTGGAGCGCGGTTGGCGTCGAGCCCGACGCACCATCGTTATTTCCGACATGGTCAACCTGGTGGCCGCCACGGTGCTGTACGTGCTCGCGGTCGGTGGGGTGCAGGGCTTTGCCTTCACCCTGGGCTTGACTACCATCGTCGACCTGGTGGTGATCTTCCTGTTCACCCACCCGCTGATGGCTCTGCTGATGCGGACTCGGTTCTTCGGCGAAGGCCACCGGTGGTCGGGGCTGGACCCGGAGCACCTGGGCGCCAAGTCGGGAACCGTCTACTCGGGTCGGGGCCGGGTGCGCCAATTGGAGGGCGAGCCGACGGTCGACTCGGGTGAACAGACTATTGCGGAGCGGCGCCGGCAGGCTCGGCTCGCGGCCAAGGTTGAAGAGGAGAGCGCAGAATAA
- the secF gene encoding protein translocase subunit SecF, which translates to MMSYSQWGNELYSGKRSYRIVQRHRVFLGISLAAMLISVLLLGFRGLNPSIEFTGGTQFIVTQSAEPNPQTAEKVLKDAGLTENIRVTNLGNSGVRVQTPSLESAQMQDIRTQLADVYAVPLEDVQTNSVGATWGQDVTKRALQSIVIFVVLVAILMTIYFRSWAMSAAAMLALVNDLVVTVGFFSLTQVEVSPATVIGFLTILGYSLYDTVVVFDKVREVTKNYQDQERYTFAELVNLGVNQTLVRSINTSIVALLPVASILFIGSFALGAGTLTDISLALFVGLIVGAASSIFIASPALSVMEGFRAKSKEHTQRMLERRAARAEDPAAAVAAPTVAPKRPGRRLENAAQPKRKKRR; encoded by the coding sequence ATGATGAGCTACTCTCAGTGGGGCAATGAGCTCTACTCTGGCAAGCGTTCCTACCGGATCGTCCAACGGCACCGGGTCTTCCTGGGGATCTCGCTCGCAGCGATGCTGATCTCGGTGTTGCTGCTTGGATTCCGCGGTCTGAACCCCTCGATCGAGTTCACCGGTGGCACCCAGTTCATCGTCACCCAGTCGGCCGAGCCGAACCCGCAGACGGCGGAGAAGGTACTCAAAGACGCCGGTCTGACCGAAAACATTCGGGTCACGAACCTGGGCAACTCGGGCGTCCGCGTGCAGACTCCTTCGCTGGAGAGCGCGCAGATGCAGGACATCCGAACCCAGCTGGCGGACGTCTACGCCGTGCCGTTGGAGGACGTGCAAACCAACTCGGTCGGCGCGACCTGGGGTCAGGACGTGACCAAGCGAGCGCTGCAGTCGATCGTGATCTTCGTGGTCCTAGTCGCCATCTTGATGACCATCTACTTCCGGTCCTGGGCGATGTCGGCCGCTGCCATGCTGGCCCTGGTCAACGACCTGGTGGTCACGGTCGGGTTCTTCTCCCTCACGCAGGTGGAGGTGTCCCCGGCGACCGTGATCGGTTTCCTGACGATCCTCGGCTACTCCCTGTACGACACGGTGGTGGTTTTCGACAAGGTCCGCGAGGTGACGAAGAACTACCAGGACCAGGAGCGGTACACCTTTGCCGAGCTGGTCAACCTCGGGGTGAACCAGACGCTGGTGCGGTCCATCAATACTTCGATTGTCGCGCTGCTGCCGGTAGCCTCAATCCTGTTCATCGGGTCGTTCGCTCTGGGGGCGGGAACCCTGACCGACATCTCTCTGGCTCTGTTTGTCGGACTGATTGTGGGGGCGGCTTCCTCGATCTTCATCGCCTCGCCGGCGCTGTCGGTGATGGAAGGATTCCGGGCCAAGTCGAAGGAACACACTCAGCGGATGCTTGAGCGGCGGGCGGCGCGGGCTGAAGACCCGGCGGCTGCGGTGGCGGCCCCGACCGTGGCCCCGAAGCGGCCCGGACGGCGCTTGGAAAACGCGGCCCAACCGAAGCGAAAGAAACGACGGTAG
- a CDS encoding PrsW family intramembrane metalloprotease codes for MPANPGDRYRLSAQAPLRRAEGLNVGATDSTPAPPRWRVWETVLIVVFVLLFAAVVVIGGGSLATRGQLALVALVPLVLVTALLTWIDRWAPPGWRYRWLALLWGAGVAASGAILVNSSLYQDLLLYRGSPEWAGTFAAVIIAPISEELFKGLGVVTVLVLARRQLTSTLSAVALAGLVGAGFAYVENLDYFWQAYQEGSTVFGFTVFARSVMSPFIHPMATSLTGLAVGSALLAGKGWFWRLPLGFVGAVAVHALWNGMAMLGAIWVLVYLVVELPLFIAWLTWLLVWSQRMARQIHLGLVPYVLTGWISPAEVALTVTPSGRRAARRWARKLKGRRPLRRLQRAVGRLGMDQQVMSRRGPNLDKIEQDRQHLAEVARLRAELKQLELAQ; via the coding sequence ATGCCAGCTAACCCGGGGGATCGGTACCGCCTGTCAGCGCAGGCTCCGCTTCGGCGAGCTGAGGGGCTGAACGTGGGGGCCACCGACTCGACCCCGGCCCCGCCTCGGTGGCGGGTGTGGGAGACGGTCCTAATTGTGGTCTTTGTCCTCCTGTTTGCAGCGGTGGTCGTGATTGGTGGGGGATCGCTGGCAACCCGCGGGCAGCTCGCCCTGGTGGCACTGGTCCCCCTGGTGCTGGTGACCGCCCTCCTGACCTGGATTGACCGCTGGGCGCCGCCGGGCTGGCGCTACCGATGGTTAGCCCTGCTGTGGGGAGCGGGGGTGGCCGCCTCGGGAGCAATCCTGGTCAACTCGTCCCTCTACCAAGACCTGCTGCTCTACCGGGGAAGTCCGGAGTGGGCGGGGACGTTCGCGGCCGTGATTATCGCCCCGATCTCCGAGGAACTGTTCAAGGGGCTTGGTGTCGTCACCGTTTTGGTTTTGGCCCGGCGCCAACTGACATCCACCCTCAGTGCGGTGGCGCTGGCCGGGCTGGTGGGCGCGGGGTTCGCCTACGTGGAGAACCTGGACTATTTCTGGCAGGCGTATCAGGAGGGTTCGACGGTCTTCGGCTTCACCGTGTTTGCCCGCTCGGTGATGAGCCCGTTCATCCACCCGATGGCCACCTCGCTGACGGGACTGGCCGTGGGGAGCGCCCTGCTGGCCGGGAAAGGCTGGTTCTGGCGGCTCCCGCTCGGATTCGTCGGGGCGGTGGCGGTGCACGCGCTCTGGAACGGGATGGCGATGCTGGGGGCGATCTGGGTCCTGGTTTACCTGGTGGTGGAGCTGCCCCTGTTTATTGCTTGGCTCACCTGGCTGTTGGTTTGGTCGCAGCGGATGGCCCGCCAGATCCACCTGGGGTTGGTGCCCTACGTCCTGACCGGGTGGATTAGCCCGGCTGAGGTCGCGCTGACGGTCACCCCGAGCGGGCGCCGGGCTGCTCGTCGGTGGGCGCGAAAGTTGAAGGGGCGCCGGCCGCTGCGGCGGCTGCAGCGAGCCGTGGGCCGACTCGGGATGGACCAGCAGGTGATGAGTCGGCGCGGGCCAAACCTGGACAAGATTGAACAGGACCGGCAGCATTTGGCCGAGGTGGCCCGGCTCCGCGCGGAACTGAAGCAGTTGGAGCTGGCCCAATGA
- the ruvC gene encoding crossover junction endodeoxyribonuclease RuvC: MRVLGIDPGLTRCGLGVVEVDDSRRARLVSVGVARSSPDLATHFRLRDIAAAIREALEQYRPEVVAIERVFAHDNLQSVTTTMQVMGVAMSCVGEAGLPLAVHTPSEVKAAITGNGTADKAQVQHMVARILGLKSPPRPADAADALAIAICHAWRGNGLLGAGADGDIHVTLSGGVSARKTMTPAQAQWAEAVAASRRKGAVDPRRR; encoded by the coding sequence GTGCGCGTGCTGGGAATCGATCCGGGATTGACCCGCTGCGGTTTGGGCGTGGTCGAGGTGGACGATTCCCGGCGCGCGCGTTTAGTTTCGGTTGGGGTAGCTCGGAGTTCGCCCGATCTGGCCACCCATTTTCGCCTCCGCGACATTGCCGCCGCGATCCGGGAGGCGCTGGAGCAGTACCGTCCCGAAGTGGTGGCGATTGAGCGGGTTTTCGCCCACGACAACCTGCAGTCGGTCACGACCACCATGCAGGTGATGGGCGTGGCCATGAGCTGTGTGGGCGAGGCGGGATTGCCGTTGGCCGTGCACACTCCCTCCGAAGTGAAAGCGGCTATTACCGGCAACGGGACCGCGGACAAGGCTCAGGTTCAGCACATGGTGGCGCGGATCCTCGGGCTGAAATCACCTCCTCGTCCCGCCGATGCGGCCGATGCCCTCGCGATTGCCATCTGCCACGCCTGGCGGGGAAACGGGCTGTTGGGGGCCGGGGCCGACGGGGACATTCACGTCACCCTGTCCGGGGGCGTGTCGGCTCGGAAAACGATGACTCCGGCGCAGGCCCAGTGGGCCGAGGCGGTGGCGGCCAGCCGGCGCAAGGGCGCGGTCGACCCGCGTCGACGGTAG
- the ruvB gene encoding Holliday junction branch migration DNA helicase RuvB has translation MDDDLLDGAVHDEERAAEAALRPRSLAEFIGQPSVRQQLSVLLAAARGRQEAADHILLVGPPGLGKTTLAMIVAQEMGASLRLTSGPVIQHAGDLAAILSSLQEGDVLFIDEIHRLARTAEEMLYLAMEDFRVDVIVGKGPGATSIPLALPRFTVVGATTRSGLLPAPLRDRFGFTAHLEYYSPGELTEVVNRSAQLLGVPVEADAAGEIASRSRGTPRIANRLLRRVVDYTQVAEHARVELEQARSALHLFEVDQLGLDRLDRAVLEALTKRFGGGPVGVGTLAMTVGEEPETVETVSEPYLVREGFIVRTPRGRCATQRAWEHVGLVPPAGSPVSGIAQLSDFREEPGPNGTQPLFNQ, from the coding sequence GTGGATGATGATTTGCTCGACGGGGCGGTTCACGACGAAGAGCGGGCGGCCGAGGCGGCGCTGCGGCCCCGGTCGCTGGCCGAGTTCATTGGCCAACCCAGCGTGCGCCAGCAACTGTCGGTGCTGCTGGCGGCGGCGCGAGGACGGCAGGAGGCAGCCGACCACATTCTGCTGGTTGGGCCCCCGGGTTTGGGCAAGACCACTTTGGCCATGATCGTGGCCCAGGAAATGGGGGCGTCTTTGCGCCTCACCTCCGGACCCGTAATTCAGCACGCCGGCGACTTGGCGGCAATTTTGTCCTCCCTGCAGGAGGGGGACGTGCTGTTTATCGACGAGATTCACCGTCTGGCTCGAACAGCTGAGGAAATGCTGTACCTGGCCATGGAAGACTTCCGGGTCGACGTGATCGTGGGCAAGGGGCCGGGTGCCACCTCGATTCCGCTGGCTTTGCCTCGGTTTACGGTGGTGGGGGCGACAACCCGCTCCGGGCTGCTGCCGGCACCGCTGCGGGACCGGTTCGGGTTCACCGCGCACCTGGAGTACTATTCGCCCGGCGAGTTGACCGAGGTGGTCAACCGCTCGGCCCAACTGCTGGGAGTTCCGGTGGAGGCGGATGCAGCGGGCGAAATCGCCTCGCGCTCCCGCGGGACGCCGCGAATTGCCAACCGCCTACTGCGCCGGGTGGTGGACTACACCCAGGTGGCCGAGCACGCCCGGGTTGAGCTGGAGCAGGCTCGGAGCGCGCTGCACCTGTTCGAAGTGGACCAGTTGGGGTTGGATCGACTGGACCGGGCGGTGCTGGAAGCGCTGACCAAGCGGTTCGGCGGCGGCCCGGTCGGAGTGGGAACCCTGGCCATGACGGTGGGGGAGGAACCGGAAACGGTCGAGACCGTGTCCGAGCCGTACCTGGTGCGAGAAGGCTTCATCGTGCGGACCCCGCGGGGGCGCTGCGCAACTCAGCGAGCTTGGGAACACGTGGGCCTGGTTCCACCTGCCGGGAGCCCGGTGTCGGGAATTGCACAGTTAAGTGACTTTCGCGAAGAACCGGGTCCGAATGGGACTCAGCCCCTGTTTAACCAGTAG
- a CDS encoding NUDIX hydrolase, which yields MTKLGADWQVGPDGIPTRRAARVVLLSTDGKTLLFEGHDGDDPAHRWWFTCGGGIEPGESPRAAAARELAEETGLVVESARLVGPVLERDADFAFRNVLARQIEDYYLVFLDGPARAIDTGGQTGSERNLVDRWRWFSAEQLVELAERETVYPLGLARYLRRWERGWDGVKLRVTERNSSHPPPN from the coding sequence ATGACGAAGTTGGGAGCGGACTGGCAGGTGGGCCCGGACGGGATCCCCACCCGGCGCGCCGCCCGGGTAGTGCTGCTGTCAACTGACGGGAAGACGCTGCTGTTTGAGGGACACGACGGGGACGACCCCGCTCATCGGTGGTGGTTCACCTGCGGCGGTGGGATTGAGCCCGGGGAGTCGCCCCGCGCGGCGGCCGCGCGGGAACTGGCCGAGGAGACGGGCCTCGTGGTTGAGTCGGCCCGACTGGTGGGCCCGGTGCTGGAGCGGGATGCAGACTTCGCCTTCCGGAACGTCCTGGCTCGACAGATTGAAGACTACTACCTGGTGTTTTTGGACGGACCGGCCCGAGCAATTGATACGGGCGGACAGACAGGTTCGGAACGAAACCTGGTGGATCGATGGCGCTGGTTCAGCGCCGAGCAACTGGTGGAGCTGGCCGAGCGGGAGACTGTCTACCCGCTCGGGCTGGCCCGCTATCTACGCAGATGGGAGCGAGGCTGGGACGGGGTGAAGCTGCGCGTGACGGAGCGGAACTCCTCCCACCCTCCGCCGAATTAG
- the ruvA gene encoding Holliday junction branch migration protein RuvA: MISTVRGSLLQTGLDWVVVEVGGLGLRVLTAPATVSKLPPRGQEVFLETYLVVRDDALTLYGFASAAEREMFEVLLGVSGIGPRTALGALAVLTPAELAGAIEQADLAVLQRVPGVGRKSAQRMVLELGGKLPSGIGASPDSQLRTEVAAALEQLGWGKPQVDKTLAGLDGDYPDASAMLRAALLVLGSHRG; encoded by the coding sequence GTGATCTCAACTGTGAGGGGCTCGCTGCTGCAGACCGGCCTGGACTGGGTGGTGGTCGAGGTCGGCGGCCTGGGTCTACGGGTTTTGACCGCACCTGCCACCGTGAGCAAGCTACCACCCCGCGGGCAGGAAGTATTCTTGGAGACCTACCTGGTGGTGCGCGACGACGCGCTCACCCTCTACGGGTTTGCCTCCGCTGCCGAACGGGAAATGTTTGAGGTTCTGCTCGGGGTGAGCGGGATTGGGCCTAGAACCGCGCTGGGAGCGTTGGCGGTGCTGACGCCGGCCGAGTTGGCCGGGGCGATTGAGCAGGCCGACCTGGCCGTGCTGCAGCGGGTACCCGGGGTGGGCCGAAAGTCGGCGCAAAGAATGGTGCTGGAACTGGGCGGGAAGCTTCCGAGCGGGATCGGGGCCTCCCCGGATTCGCAGCTTCGAACCGAGGTCGCGGCTGCGTTGGAGCAGTTGGGCTGGGGCAAGCCGCAGGTGGACAAGACCCTGGCCGGCTTGGACGGGGACTATCCGGACGCCTCCGCGATGCTGCGGGCGGCGCTACTAGTGCTGGGGAGCCACCGTGGATGA
- a CDS encoding YebC/PmpR family DNA-binding transcriptional regulator: protein MSGHSKWATTKHKKAALDAKRGKLFARLVKNIEVAARTGGGDPAGNPTLYDAIQKAKKNSVPADNIDRAVKRGSGAEAGGAEYQSIMYEGYGPGGVAFLVECLTDNRNRAASDVRLALTRNGGSLADPGSVSYLFERKGIVEVPAEGTNEETILEAVLDAGAEEVEAHGDVFVVTSGPSDVISVRTALQEAGIDYNSAEVEFQASTEVEMDVEGARKVMRLIDALEDSDDVQNVFSNMTLSEQTQAALEEE, encoded by the coding sequence ATGTCCGGACACTCTAAGTGGGCAACAACCAAGCACAAGAAGGCAGCGCTGGATGCCAAGCGGGGAAAGCTCTTCGCCCGGCTGGTCAAGAACATCGAAGTCGCGGCCCGTACCGGGGGCGGCGATCCCGCCGGAAACCCGACTCTGTACGACGCTATTCAGAAGGCGAAGAAGAACTCGGTTCCGGCCGACAACATTGATCGGGCCGTCAAACGCGGCTCCGGGGCGGAAGCAGGCGGGGCCGAATATCAGTCAATTATGTATGAGGGTTACGGCCCGGGCGGGGTAGCGTTCCTGGTGGAATGCCTCACCGATAACCGGAATCGCGCCGCCTCTGACGTTCGGCTGGCCCTGACCCGAAATGGCGGGTCCCTGGCCGACCCGGGTTCCGTCTCGTACCTGTTTGAGCGGAAGGGAATCGTCGAAGTGCCCGCTGAAGGCACCAACGAGGAAACCATCCTGGAAGCGGTCCTGGACGCGGGCGCCGAAGAAGTTGAGGCCCACGGCGACGTGTTCGTGGTCACCTCCGGCCCCTCCGACGTCATCTCCGTTCGGACCGCTTTGCAGGAAGCCGGGATTGACTACAACTCGGCGGAAGTGGAGTTCCAAGCTTCCACCGAAGTAGAGATGGACGTCGAAGGAGCGCGGAAGGTGATGAGGCTGATCGACGCCTTGGAAGATTCCGACGACGTCCAGAACGTCTTCTCTAACATGACGCTGTCTGAGCAGACTCAGGCTGCGCTGGAAGAAGAGTAA
- a CDS encoding preprotein translocase subunit YajC — protein sequence MIIMLGLMVVAFIALSSFSKRSAQKRQVEHERMLAEQLVPGAWVHTSVGFFGRFVDLDGNVVILETPSGEETYWDKRVIRSVGELPFETEETEIEEVEEYSDEEGHEEPNTDTDTNEDRI from the coding sequence ATGATTATTATGCTGGGCCTGATGGTGGTTGCCTTCATCGCCCTTTCATCTTTCAGCAAAAGGTCTGCGCAAAAGCGTCAGGTTGAGCACGAGCGGATGCTGGCTGAGCAACTGGTTCCGGGAGCTTGGGTTCACACCTCCGTTGGGTTCTTTGGACGCTTTGTCGACCTGGATGGAAACGTCGTCATTCTGGAGACTCCGTCCGGGGAAGAGACCTACTGGGACAAGCGCGTAATTCGCTCGGTCGGAGAGCTGCCCTTTGAGACTGAAGAGACTGAGATCGAAGAGGTCGAGGAGTACTCGGACGAGGAAGGGCACGAGGAGCCCAACACCGACACCGACACCAACGAAGATCGAATCTGA